In Clostridia bacterium, one DNA window encodes the following:
- a CDS encoding InlB B-repeat-containing protein, whose product MKKFRLLLALVLVFALASTLVACGQIYTITFDSQGGTETIAIKVEEGKLATKPADPTKVGFTFGGWYLESTFTTLYDDWTKPVTKDITLYAKWTPIEVSYTITFNSNLGSAVENIVVKSGLTATAPANPTREGYEFDGWYTDMLFTNQYDWSTAVTADIELLAKWNKISYVITFDSQEGSNVAKLTIDYNAVATKPADPTREGHIFRGWFTDNQFTTEYNWASVVTADMKLFAKWEKATYSVTFVLNDGVINAGGVTQYVYGSTTTLPTDVTKLDSKFGGWYANEKFDGAPILTINPSDVGDKTYYAKWEENLGNLSSYIEGFENSTLLPLPGKYGSYSNRPDVKLGQFSWSISASTVNNDANDRKFGDTSARLRGSNKDETNPNKIELNTYVNGLIQITFMYGSYSGHEGGIIHVYYQVEGSQVWVELGSVTALKWADINEMSLAKFTIPVEARTQNIRFKIEKEINTTKSTSVSIDNITMNFLADAYSVVSYETNGGGYIDSALLANNAVLTKPVDPIKELHGFMGWFTDDKFTTAYDFAKPVTASMKLFAKWEAYTVQSLTLSLTNVKVKFYPTQAFEYDNLIVTAHYSNNQDVVVTNYVIKIFDSANVEVTDFLAAAAGTYTVKITFAEGETSYTITKYAEAAPIYDVTFVKYDGTTDKIVKVSQGEFASVADPVCEGKMFMGWFTDATCLTLADITTVEITAATSFYALWLDKYVQDFENASWDSFSYNNRSVADLLIWSVSGSVNRTDVKDHKIGTGALRLRSNTKDASNINRLELTNYITGVKTITFSYGSYGTHKDGDIALYYQIKGTTTWTKVGESLIVAAWDDPTGLVLAKFDVSATAGQSVRFKIEKAIFDGGSSVNIDNLTFWACGIAQLPAGTGANSSGQVDTVINTAILNDKATLMCKKCRALTTGK is encoded by the coding sequence ATGAAAAAATTTAGACTATTGCTAGCATTAGTTCTTGTATTTGCATTAGCGTCAACTTTGGTTGCGTGCGGACAAATATACACAATCACCTTTGACAGTCAAGGCGGTACGGAAACAATTGCAATTAAAGTTGAAGAAGGCAAGCTTGCAACTAAGCCTGCCGATCCAACAAAGGTCGGTTTCACATTCGGCGGATGGTATCTAGAATCTACATTTACCACGCTATATGATGATTGGACCAAACCTGTAACTAAGGATATCACTTTGTACGCAAAGTGGACGCCGATTGAAGTTTCTTATACAATAACTTTCAATAGCAATTTAGGTAGCGCAGTAGAAAACATCGTTGTTAAGTCTGGTCTTACGGCGACTGCTCCCGCTAATCCAACTCGTGAAGGTTATGAATTTGACGGCTGGTATACCGATATGCTATTTACTAATCAATATGATTGGTCGACTGCTGTAACCGCCGACATTGAGCTACTTGCTAAATGGAATAAGATTTCTTACGTAATTACATTTGATTCGCAAGAAGGGTCTAACGTAGCGAAATTAACTATTGATTATAACGCAGTAGCGACCAAGCCGGCTGACCCAACTCGTGAAGGTCACATATTTAGGGGTTGGTTTACCGACAATCAATTTACAACCGAATATAATTGGGCAAGCGTAGTTACTGCCGATATGAAGTTGTTCGCTAAGTGGGAAAAAGCTACTTACAGCGTTACATTTGTGCTTAACGACGGTGTAATCAATGCAGGTGGCGTTACTCAATATGTTTATGGTTCAACAACCACTCTACCTACTGACGTAACCAAACTAGATAGCAAGTTTGGCGGTTGGTATGCAAATGAAAAGTTTGACGGCGCTCCCATTTTAACAATCAACCCAAGTGACGTAGGCGACAAAACTTACTACGCTAAATGGGAAGAAAATCTTGGTAATTTATCTTCATACATAGAAGGATTTGAGAATTCTACGTTGTTGCCATTACCCGGAAAATATGGTTCTTACTCTAATCGTCCAGACGTTAAACTAGGTCAATTTAGTTGGTCAATTTCAGCTAGTACTGTAAATAACGACGCTAATGATAGAAAGTTTGGCGACACAAGCGCAAGACTACGTGGTAGTAACAAAGACGAAACTAACCCAAATAAAATCGAATTAAATACTTATGTAAATGGTTTAATTCAAATTACCTTTATGTACGGTTCTTATAGCGGACACGAAGGCGGAATTATTCACGTATATTATCAAGTTGAAGGTTCGCAAGTTTGGGTAGAGCTAGGTAGCGTAACGGCATTAAAGTGGGCTGATATAAACGAAATGTCGCTTGCAAAATTTACTATTCCTGTTGAAGCAAGGACACAAAATATTCGCTTTAAGATTGAGAAAGAAATCAATACCACTAAGTCTACTTCGGTAAGTATTGATAATATTACAATGAACTTCTTAGCTGACGCTTATAGCGTAGTATCTTATGAAACTAACGGGGGCGGTTACATTGATTCGGCATTATTAGCAAACAACGCTGTTTTAACTAAACCTGTTGACCCGATTAAAGAATTACACGGATTTATGGGTTGGTTTACCGACGATAAATTTACCACAGCGTACGACTTTGCTAAGCCAGTTACCGCAAGTATGAAACTTTTCGCTAAGTGGGAAGCATATACGGTACAATCTTTAACGCTTAGTTTGACTAATGTAAAAGTTAAATTCTATCCTACGCAGGCATTTGAGTATGATAACCTAATAGTTACCGCTCATTATAGCAATAATCAAGATGTAGTTGTAACGAACTATGTAATTAAAATATTTGACAGCGCTAACGTTGAAGTAACAGACTTTTTAGCAGCAGCAGCCGGAACTTATACTGTCAAAATTACTTTTGCCGAAGGTGAAACATCATATACAATTACTAAATATGCAGAAGCAGCTCCTATTTATGACGTAACATTTGTTAAATATGATGGCACGACTGACAAGATAGTAAAAGTTTCGCAAGGCGAATTCGCAAGCGTTGCAGACCCTGTATGCGAAGGCAAAATGTTTATGGGTTGGTTTACCGACGCTACTTGTTTAACGCTTGCCGACATAACAACTGTTGAGATTACCGCTGCAACATCATTCTACGCTTTGTGGTTAGATAAGTATGTTCAGGACTTTGAGAATGCTAGTTGGGATTCTTTCAGTTATAATAATCGTAGTGTTGCCGACCTATTAATTTGGTCTGTTTCTGGTTCAGTCAATCGTACAGACGTTAAGGACCACAAGATTGGAACTGGCGCATTAAGACTTCGTTCTAACACTAAGGATGCTTCAAATATCAATAGATTAGAGCTAACTAACTATATCACAGGCGTAAAGACTATAACCTTCTCTTATGGCAGTTATGGCACGCATAAGGACGGAGATATAGCGCTTTATTACCAAATTAAAGGCACAACTACTTGGACAAAAGTTGGCGAAAGCCTTATAGTTGCCGCTTGGGACGACCCAACCGGATTAGTATTAGCCAAATTTGACGTATCGGCAACCGCAGGTCAATCAGTTAGATTTAAGATTGAAAAAGCAATATTTGATGGCGGAAGTTCGGTAAATATTGATAACTTAACATTCTGGGCTTGTGGCATAGCTCAATTACCAGCCGGAACAGGCGCAAATAGCAGTGGGCAAGTTGATACTGTTATTAATACCGCTATTCTAAATGACAAAGCAACATTAATGTGCAAGAAATGCAGAGCATTAACCACTGGTAAGTAA